A window of Sediminispirochaeta bajacaliforniensis DSM 16054 contains these coding sequences:
- a CDS encoding MurR/RpiR family transcriptional regulator: MGTDWLERLQAGESELSRTERDLVSYINNHPEFAVSLTQLKLAEAAGVSKPVVISCFRKLGFDDYRSFQNSVEQFFSTQIDALRASERMQDRVHSVEELIHEAAAVDIRSLQRLERSISAQTLNDLASRCFSARTLYFFGEGTGYYPAHYLAQRLRRYGRQALMVTQDPSHRPDLLHPMGSDDALFLFHYSDNDAWLWPLLDLARKRSVWTLLVSATIHPDYVAGASCFLHVPRGEFQFKNSIAVPMHFANLILLACELIYRNEVKEQLTALESTRGAWNRASGKNIRKQGGKDA, from the coding sequence ATGGGTACCGATTGGTTGGAACGACTGCAGGCCGGGGAAAGCGAGCTTTCCCGGACAGAACGGGATCTTGTTTCGTACATCAATAATCATCCCGAATTTGCTGTCTCACTTACCCAGTTGAAGCTTGCCGAGGCTGCCGGAGTAAGCAAGCCGGTAGTTATCAGCTGTTTTCGTAAACTCGGCTTCGATGATTATCGAAGCTTTCAGAATTCGGTCGAACAATTTTTTTCTACACAGATAGACGCCCTTCGTGCCTCTGAGCGTATGCAGGATCGGGTCCATTCCGTAGAAGAGCTTATCCATGAGGCGGCAGCGGTGGACATCCGCTCCCTTCAGCGGCTTGAGCGTTCGATCTCGGCGCAAACCCTCAACGACCTTGCCTCCCGTTGTTTTTCCGCCAGGACCCTCTATTTTTTCGGCGAGGGTACGGGCTACTATCCGGCCCACTATCTTGCTCAGCGCCTTCGTCGCTACGGGCGGCAGGCCCTCATGGTGACCCAGGACCCGAGCCACCGTCCTGATCTCCTTCATCCGATGGGAAGCGACGACGCCCTTTTCCTTTTTCACTATAGCGACAACGATGCATGGCTGTGGCCGCTCCTCGATCTGGCACGCAAGCGATCGGTCTGGACCCTTCTGGTTTCGGCGACGATTCATCCCGACTATGTGGCCGGTGCTTCCTGTTTTCTCCATGTGCCCCGGGGTGAGTTCCAGTTCAAAAACAGCATTGCGGTGCCCATGCATTTTGCCAACTTGATCTTACTTGCCTGTGAGCTGATTTATCGGAACGAGGTAAAGGAGCAACTTACGGCATTGGAATCGACCCGAGGAGCCTGGAATCGGGCATCGGGAAAAAACATTCGTAAACAAGGAGGAAAAGATGCCTAA
- a CDS encoding outer membrane lipoprotein-sorting protein has translation MRRYGFLLAFTVAVLFAAFPLFAVDYQALLKKADSLVSFPESDFSARYTIVRDVPGEGRDTTECVIFRRDEEEKYVILISEPEINRGQGYLKQGDTLWFYDPDSRKFNSTSSKNRFQNSNARNSDFTRSTLAEDYRAIRGERTKLGRFDCWLLRLEATNDQVTYPIMNIWISDDGLVRKTEDYSLSGTLLRTTAIPSYQSVGTKHIPGYMLIVENLEGAMVNGSFVNEKTQITITQPTLKEQPNYIYSKNFLERMSRE, from the coding sequence ATGCGCAGATATGGTTTTCTTTTGGCCTTTACTGTAGCGGTACTCTTTGCTGCCTTCCCCCTCTTTGCCGTCGATTATCAGGCCTTGCTGAAAAAGGCCGACTCCCTCGTTTCCTTTCCCGAGAGTGATTTTTCGGCTCGATATACCATCGTTCGTGATGTTCCGGGTGAAGGTCGCGATACCACCGAATGTGTTATCTTCAGGCGTGACGAGGAGGAGAAATATGTGATCCTGATCTCCGAGCCTGAGATCAACCGGGGCCAAGGCTATCTGAAGCAGGGGGATACCCTCTGGTTCTATGATCCCGACAGCCGCAAATTCAACTCGACCAGTTCGAAAAACCGCTTTCAAAACAGCAATGCCCGAAATTCCGATTTTACCCGTTCGACCCTTGCCGAAGATTATCGTGCTATTCGCGGAGAGCGGACCAAGCTCGGCCGCTTCGATTGCTGGCTCTTGCGCCTGGAGGCCACCAACGATCAGGTAACCTATCCCATCATGAACATATGGATCAGCGACGACGGGCTTGTGCGCAAAACCGAGGATTACAGCTTATCGGGTACGCTGCTTCGAACTACCGCCATTCCCTCCTACCAGAGCGTCGGAACAAAACACATCCCCGGCTACATGCTTATCGTCGAGAATCTCGAAGGGGCGATGGTAAACGGCTCCTTTGTCAATGAGAAAACACAGATTACCATTACCCAGCCGACACTCAAAGAACAGCCCAATTACATTTATTCGAAGAATTTTCTCGAGCGCATGTCGCGTGAATGA
- a CDS encoding ABC transporter permease — MRFFHATALSARYLFGHFRKYLFLFIALSFGFAFITVITSLSAGMRDAVFQAAQLHYGGDLFVLGFDRSSHRMMIRVADAEAVGEAIDASRLNPQAILYRTNCFEKAVLYFNGKAVRQKNVFGVDWDAEAALFNAVDMSRGEGGKVNLDGGDTIIISAPVAKLLGARVGDTVLLQVDTLTGQKNSADLRITGIISDASLFGYYRSFMDRRALNALLGMDSDEYSSAGLLFSDLKGINEKAARLHYAVSSLLQAAPYMANRDDFSYQLSRSWDGVRYFVLSLPVYVSQVTELLFALQGGSYILFAMMLLIVFTSSVLTYRLILHERRMEFATMQAMGLGEGSLFAVLFFEGAILTLLSTLCGFLFSHVILFILSRFSYDAIPGFEIFLRNGRLSADFSPATIAANVGIVFSAVVLALLGPALKSLRAGLAQVLAGGE; from the coding sequence GTGAGATTCTTTCATGCCACCGCTCTTTCGGCCCGTTACCTTTTCGGCCATTTTCGTAAGTACCTCTTTCTTTTCATTGCCCTAAGCTTCGGGTTTGCCTTTATCACCGTCATTACCTCCCTCTCCGCAGGCATGCGCGATGCCGTTTTCCAGGCTGCACAGCTGCATTACGGCGGCGATCTCTTTGTCCTTGGCTTCGATCGCTCTTCCCACAGGATGATGATCCGCGTGGCAGATGCCGAGGCTGTGGGTGAGGCGATCGATGCATCCCGGCTGAATCCTCAGGCTATCCTGTATCGAACCAACTGCTTTGAGAAGGCTGTTCTCTATTTTAACGGAAAAGCGGTTAGGCAGAAGAATGTCTTTGGTGTCGACTGGGATGCCGAAGCAGCACTTTTCAATGCGGTGGATATGAGCCGCGGCGAGGGTGGCAAGGTCAATCTTGATGGCGGTGATACCATCATCATTTCCGCACCCGTTGCCAAGCTGCTTGGGGCAAGGGTCGGCGATACGGTACTGCTTCAGGTCGATACATTGACCGGACAAAAAAACAGCGCCGATCTTCGAATTACGGGTATCATCAGCGATGCCTCGCTTTTCGGCTATTACCGAAGCTTTATGGACCGGCGGGCCCTGAACGCGCTTTTAGGAATGGATTCTGACGAATACTCCTCCGCCGGGCTCCTTTTTTCCGATTTGAAGGGGATTAATGAGAAGGCCGCACGGCTGCACTACGCCGTTTCAAGCCTGTTGCAGGCAGCCCCCTATATGGCGAACCGGGATGATTTTTCCTATCAGCTGAGCCGGAGCTGGGATGGTGTTCGCTATTTTGTCCTATCCCTGCCGGTCTATGTCTCCCAGGTGACAGAGCTGCTTTTTGCTTTGCAGGGCGGCTCGTACATCCTCTTTGCCATGATGCTCCTGATCGTGTTTACCAGCAGCGTGCTCACCTATCGCCTTATCCTTCACGAACGGCGAATGGAATTTGCAACCATGCAGGCGATGGGCTTAGGGGAGGGGAGTCTCTTTGCTGTTCTTTTCTTTGAAGGGGCCATTCTTACCCTGTTAAGTACCCTCTGCGGCTTCCTCTTTTCTCATGTCATACTGTTCATTCTTTCCCGTTTTTCCTATGATGCCATACCCGGCTTTGAGATATTTTTGCGAAACGGCAGGCTCAGCGCCGATTTCTCTCCCGCAACCATTGCTGCCAATGTCGGGATTGTATTTTCCGCCGTGGTACTTGCCCTGTTGGGACCGGCGCTGAAGAGTCTACGGGCCGGTCTTGCTCAAGTCCTTGCCGGAGGTGAATGA
- a CDS encoding ABC transporter permease: protein MKNWKKNMLAALLLTMLTFLFFIGNTILEESAEGLRKSYTENFTGDLAVFPQSEESLSIFGVNNPAIGEFFSIPVLKNRREIQDMLDANDKIGAYTFQLTGFAAMDIAGRRYQSLIFGVDPTSYFSFFSGIEVIEGFALRSQEKGLLLSEKQAQQIKRETGRSPSPGDMVMLSSLGEMGFRILELPLCGIYRYRGDIELLNEVAIADADTVRALNSVMVAGDFTPSDEAVSLLDANTQLDDLFASQFTDEPEATDGNLGDLSIDELRKQLSSPREKRQGEGSWNFMLLRTAAGTSSKALARQLRPQLSALGAEPVLWHQAAGPAAMLVLLLQTLFNGGYLLVMIAGIIGIANMFLVAVFRRTSEIGTLRAVGAEDRDIRLLVYGENVAVALVSGTIGVFLASLLFGVVNSRALPIDNSLVVALLGRSTFHFEPHLDTALVSILLSVASGLVASLFPVRKALQIEPVVAMRRG, encoded by the coding sequence GTGAAAAACTGGAAGAAGAATATGCTTGCCGCCCTTCTCCTTACGATGTTGACCTTTCTTTTTTTCATCGGCAATACCATCCTCGAGGAATCGGCAGAGGGGCTGCGGAAAAGCTATACCGAGAATTTTACCGGCGACCTTGCAGTTTTTCCGCAGAGCGAGGAGTCCCTGAGCATCTTCGGGGTCAATAATCCCGCAATCGGGGAATTTTTTTCCATTCCGGTGTTAAAAAACCGCCGGGAGATCCAGGATATGCTGGATGCCAATGATAAGATCGGCGCTTACACCTTTCAGCTCACCGGCTTCGCCGCCATGGATATTGCCGGCCGCCGTTACCAGAGCCTTATTTTTGGCGTTGATCCGACCTCCTATTTTTCGTTCTTCTCCGGGATAGAGGTGATCGAGGGCTTCGCGCTTCGTTCTCAGGAAAAGGGGCTGCTTCTTTCCGAAAAGCAGGCGCAGCAGATCAAACGGGAGACCGGGCGCAGCCCATCACCCGGTGATATGGTGATGCTCAGCAGCCTTGGGGAGATGGGATTTCGCATTCTTGAGCTTCCCTTATGCGGGATCTATCGCTACCGCGGTGATATTGAACTGCTGAACGAGGTGGCTATAGCCGATGCCGATACTGTCCGGGCCTTGAACTCCGTCATGGTTGCCGGTGACTTTACTCCTTCGGATGAGGCGGTCTCCCTGCTCGATGCGAATACGCAGCTTGATGATCTCTTTGCTTCGCAGTTTACCGATGAACCGGAAGCGACAGATGGGAATCTTGGGGATCTCTCCATCGATGAGCTGCGGAAGCAACTCTCTTCTCCCAGGGAGAAGCGCCAGGGGGAGGGAAGCTGGAATTTTATGCTTCTTCGTACCGCTGCGGGCACCTCTTCCAAGGCCCTTGCCAGGCAACTCCGCCCGCAGTTGTCGGCTCTTGGGGCCGAGCCGGTGCTCTGGCATCAGGCGGCCGGCCCTGCCGCCATGTTGGTCCTGCTGCTCCAGACTCTTTTTAACGGAGGCTACCTCCTTGTGATGATTGCGGGGATTATCGGCATTGCCAACATGTTTCTCGTGGCCGTATTCAGGCGTACTTCTGAGATCGGAACCCTGAGGGCCGTCGGTGCCGAGGATCGTGATATCCGTCTGCTTGTCTACGGCGAGAATGTCGCGGTGGCTTTGGTTTCCGGAACAATCGGTGTGTTTCTTGCCTCTCTGCTTTTTGGGGTAGTCAACAGCCGGGCCCTGCCTATCGATAATTCTCTTGTTGTGGCATTGCTCGGTCGTTCGACCTTTCACTTCGAACCACATCTTGATACCGCTCTGGTAAGTATTCTCCTCTCCGTGGCGTCCGGCCTTGTAGCCTCTCTCTTTCCCGTCCGTAAGGCCCTACAGATCGAGCCCGTTGTGGCCATGAGGAGGGGCTAA
- a CDS encoding ABC transporter ATP-binding protein, whose translation MITLDAITKSYQRGSSEVAALSGISIKIKKGDFVAVAGPSGSGKTTMMNIIGLLDRPSSGRLVIEGVPMDDLSRRERTRFRREHLGFIFQSFNLISVLSVFENVELPLIIARSPLSSSQRRKKVSEVIKKVGLDGREDHKPAELSGGQQQRVAIARALVTVPDLVIADEPTANLDSATGERILSLMKEINRNNGTTFLFSTHDPVIRDMADHVILLHDGNVEREILGNGR comes from the coding sequence ATGATCACACTCGACGCTATTACCAAAAGCTATCAGCGGGGCAGTTCCGAAGTGGCGGCTCTCAGCGGAATTTCGATCAAAATCAAGAAGGGGGATTTTGTCGCCGTCGCCGGCCCCTCGGGATCGGGGAAGACCACCATGATGAACATCATCGGTCTTCTCGACAGACCTTCCTCCGGACGGCTCGTGATCGAAGGTGTCCCGATGGATGATCTTTCCCGTCGTGAGCGTACCCGATTCCGGCGGGAGCATCTCGGCTTCATCTTTCAATCCTTCAACCTCATATCGGTCCTATCGGTTTTTGAAAATGTCGAATTGCCTCTTATCATCGCCCGCTCTCCCCTTTCTTCTTCCCAGCGGCGGAAGAAGGTAAGTGAGGTAATTAAGAAGGTAGGGCTCGACGGCAGGGAGGACCATAAACCCGCAGAGCTCTCCGGCGGGCAGCAGCAGCGGGTGGCTATTGCCAGGGCCCTGGTGACGGTTCCCGACCTCGTCATTGCCGACGAACCCACGGCGAACCTCGATTCGGCAACCGGGGAGAGGATCCTTTCGCTTATGAAAGAGATCAACCGGAATAACGGTACCACCTTCCTCTTTTCCACCCACGATCCGGTGATCAGGGATATGGCCGATCATGTGATTCTCCTCCATGACGGCAATGTCGAACGAGAGATCCTTGGAAACGGGCGATAG
- a CDS encoding glycosyltransferase family 2 protein has product MEDDLVSIITPLYNAEEFIAATARSVLAQSYEAYEWIVVDDGSQDDSVAVLQKAVGDNEKVKIVRLPANKGPIAARNVGFEAARGRFIAFIDADDLWLPEKLELQVAAMKRSGAPLSCTGYKKITREGSLTTGITIPIPEYGSYRRLLHSDHICASSAMFDRSITGDIRQSHQAPVGRDDYHFFLSIVKAHGFVYGLKRDLVRFRVFSESLTGNKWKSAGLQWQLYRRTYGFSFFSSLEKFCVYAVKGFAKYLL; this is encoded by the coding sequence ATGGAAGATGATCTGGTGTCGATTATCACTCCCCTCTACAATGCGGAGGAGTTTATTGCGGCAACGGCACGGTCTGTCCTTGCTCAAAGCTATGAAGCGTATGAATGGATCGTGGTGGATGATGGGTCCCAGGACGACTCCGTTGCTGTCTTGCAGAAGGCTGTCGGTGACAACGAAAAGGTGAAGATCGTCAGACTTCCTGCCAACAAGGGACCCATCGCGGCCCGCAATGTTGGTTTTGAGGCTGCCAGAGGCCGTTTTATCGCTTTTATCGATGCGGACGATCTATGGCTTCCCGAAAAGCTGGAACTTCAGGTCGCTGCCATGAAAAGAAGCGGGGCGCCTTTATCCTGTACCGGATATAAGAAGATCACCCGGGAAGGCTCCCTTACCACCGGTATCACCATTCCGATCCCCGAATACGGCTCCTATCGACGGCTGCTGCATTCCGATCACATCTGTGCCTCTTCTGCCATGTTCGACCGTTCCATTACCGGCGATATCAGGCAGTCCCACCAGGCGCCGGTGGGGCGGGACGACTACCACTTTTTTCTGAGCATCGTGAAGGCCCACGGTTTTGTCTACGGCCTGAAGCGTGATCTGGTACGTTTTCGGGTCTTTTCGGAATCTCTTACCGGGAATAAGTGGAAATCGGCCGGGCTTCAGTGGCAGCTCTATCGAAGGACCTACGGTTTTTCGTTTTTCTCCTCGCTGGAAAAATTCTGTGTTTATGCAGTGAAAGGATTTGCCAAATACCTGTTATGA
- a CDS encoding glycosyltransferase family 2 protein — MAPAVSVIVTVYNTAPYLERCLDSLLAQSLEDLEIIVIDDASTDGSRDIAERYAEMDTRIHCIPLSENSPGGTGIPSNIGIRQARGRYVGFTDGDDWVEPELFETLYRAAEESEADFSLCDFYTAPEGGEPIAAYDRHHWSGLALSAPVALDEESRRALLLLSPVPWRKLYRRDFLLSQQLFFPEGEFFFEDTPFHFFTVLAARRVILIDKPLYYHRLFRTGQSMEGGGTKFLAFIAHFGFMADFITSRGLWDQHGIDFIIMMLNNAYWVWDRLDCKERKVFFLDCNRLLHAHPSEKKRRKRFLRRDQRIAFYIVYKNMIKVFSIYITLRKKGVDVYKKIMG, encoded by the coding sequence ATGGCTCCAGCCGTTTCGGTTATCGTTACCGTATACAATACCGCGCCCTATCTTGAGCGCTGTCTCGACTCTCTGCTTGCACAGAGCCTTGAGGATCTGGAGATCATCGTCATAGACGATGCATCTACCGATGGCAGCCGTGACATTGCCGAACGCTATGCCGAAATGGATACGCGCATCCATTGTATTCCGCTTTCCGAGAACAGCCCGGGAGGTACAGGCATCCCGTCGAATATCGGTATTCGCCAGGCCAGGGGCCGCTACGTGGGATTTACCGACGGCGACGACTGGGTTGAGCCTGAGCTCTTTGAAACCCTCTACCGGGCGGCGGAGGAGAGTGAGGCCGACTTTTCCCTTTGTGATTTCTATACCGCACCAGAGGGAGGTGAGCCCATTGCCGCCTACGACCGTCACCACTGGAGCGGCCTTGCCCTGTCGGCTCCTGTCGCCCTCGATGAGGAGAGTAGAAGGGCACTTCTTCTCCTCTCGCCCGTGCCCTGGCGTAAGCTCTACCGTCGGGATTTTCTTCTCAGCCAACAGCTTTTCTTCCCTGAAGGGGAGTTTTTTTTTGAGGACACCCCCTTTCACTTCTTTACCGTCCTGGCCGCCCGCCGGGTTATCCTTATCGACAAACCCCTTTACTACCATCGCCTCTTTCGAACAGGACAATCCATGGAAGGGGGAGGTACCAAATTCCTTGCCTTCATCGCTCATTTCGGTTTTATGGCCGATTTCATCACTTCCCGTGGTCTCTGGGACCAACATGGGATAGACTTCATTATCATGATGCTGAATAATGCCTACTGGGTCTGGGACAGGCTGGATTGCAAGGAACGAAAGGTCTTTTTTCTCGATTGTAACCGCCTGCTGCATGCCCATCCCTCAGAGAAAAAGCGCCGGAAACGATTCCTCCGAAGAGACCAAAGGATTGCATTTTACATTGTTTACAAAAATATGATAAAAGTGTTTAGTATCTATATTACCCTTCGCAAGAAAGGGGTAGATGTATATAAAAAAATCATGGGTTAG
- a CDS encoding DUF3820 family protein: MIDHEGLVKLANYRMPFGKYKDRLLLQIPEEYFLWFVNKGLPNGELGRCMSMMLEIKCNGLEYLLKPLIKKDDAPCGKL, translated from the coding sequence ATGATAGATCATGAGGGTCTTGTAAAATTAGCTAATTATCGAATGCCCTTCGGTAAGTATAAAGACAGATTGTTACTGCAGATACCCGAAGAGTATTTTCTGTGGTTCGTAAACAAAGGCCTTCCCAACGGAGAATTGGGGCGGTGTATGTCCATGATGCTGGAAATAAAATGCAACGGCCTTGAATATCTGCTTAAACCGCTTATTAAAAAGGATGATGCTCCCTGTGGGAAGCTTTAA